Proteins from one Spirochaetota bacterium genomic window:
- the carB gene encoding carbamoyl-phosphate synthase large subunit, which produces MPRRDDLEKILIIGSGPIIIGQACEFDYSGSQACKALKEEGYKVVLINSNPATIMTDPELADRTYIEPITPEIVEMIIKEEEPDAILPTVGGQTALNIALHLHNMGIFKRYNLELIGASIESIEKAENRELFKNSMKKIGIEVPDSGLASSVEDAEKVMERIKLPIIIRPAFTLGGTGGNIVYNKEEFVELVRKGLDESPINQVLLEESVIGWKEYELEVMRDKKDNVVIICSIENLDPMGIHTGDSITVAPQQTLTDREYQNLRDMSLKIIREIGVDTGGSNIQFAVNPVDGRAMVIEMNPRVSRSSALASKATGFPIAKIAAKLAIGLTLDEISNDITRETPASFEPTIDYVVVKVPRWAFEKFQGTDTTLGTQMKSVGEAMAIGRTFKEALQKALRSLEIDRYGLGSDGNMAIEASLKGLPKKYQIDFLEKGIITPKEDKIFYIKQALKMNVSVDRISELTYIDPWFIEQILELVKAEGEFVKINHLHGLTIEAVHNMKRLGYSDRQIGYLAHSDMINNIYEKGILFHKEYFHTLKSMEEEIREFRLKNNIIPVYKLVDTCGGEFEAYTPYYYSSYDQEDESRESYRKKIMIIGGGPNRIGQGIEFDYCCCHASFALAEEGIDSIMVNSNPETVSTDYDTSDRLYFEPLTLEDILHIYKKEKPDGVIVQFGGQTPLRLAKMLTDNNVKIIGTTPDSIDRAEDRERFAKVVNKLNLLQPENGIAFTQEDAVKIAGVIDYPVLVRPSYVLGGRSMSIIYDEKSLLEYIDSAVQLSPGSPILVDKFIEEAVEIDVDAICDGEDIFIGAVMEHIEHAGIHSGDSACIIPPLSISDEMIVRIEKSTRDLAKELDVIGLMNIQFAIKNDDLYIIEVNPRASRTVPFVSKSIGIPLAKIAVKVMLGSKLRDFGLAETKRIPYISIKEAVLPFNKFPGVDTILSPEMKSTGEVMGIAKHFGETYYKAEMAAGGPLPLKGTIFLSINRKSKEDLLEEMKLLYENDFKLVATEGTASFITKHGIPCERVYKISEGRPNIIDLVRSGEIDLIINTPSGKIPRFDAYSIRQTALRYHIPIITTIAAAKAAIQGLLEVKNKTKISIKPIQEYHAEVV; this is translated from the coding sequence ATGCCTAGAAGAGATGACCTAGAGAAGATACTTATAATTGGCTCCGGACCAATAATTATAGGACAGGCATGCGAGTTCGATTATTCAGGATCACAGGCATGCAAAGCATTAAAGGAGGAGGGGTATAAGGTCGTTCTAATTAACTCCAATCCAGCTACGATAATGACCGATCCGGAGTTGGCTGATAGGACATACATTGAACCTATTACACCTGAGATTGTCGAAATGATTATTAAAGAGGAGGAGCCCGACGCAATTCTGCCAACAGTCGGCGGGCAAACGGCTCTGAATATTGCCCTGCATCTACACAATATGGGCATTTTTAAAAGATATAATCTGGAGTTGATTGGAGCGAGTATTGAGTCAATTGAAAAGGCTGAAAACCGAGAACTCTTTAAAAACTCAATGAAGAAAATTGGTATAGAGGTGCCTGATTCCGGTTTAGCCTCCTCAGTTGAGGATGCTGAGAAGGTTATGGAGAGGATAAAGCTGCCAATTATTATTAGACCGGCCTTTACATTGGGCGGCACAGGCGGCAATATTGTTTATAATAAAGAAGAATTTGTTGAGCTTGTGAGAAAGGGGTTGGATGAATCGCCCATAAACCAGGTGTTACTAGAGGAATCGGTTATCGGTTGGAAAGAGTATGAACTTGAGGTTATGCGGGACAAGAAGGACAATGTTGTTATAATATGTTCAATAGAAAACCTTGATCCCATGGGGATTCATACAGGAGATTCAATAACCGTTGCGCCTCAACAGACCCTTACGGATAGAGAGTATCAAAATCTTCGAGATATGTCTCTTAAGATAATAAGGGAAATTGGCGTAGATACTGGGGGATCAAATATCCAGTTTGCGGTAAACCCGGTTGATGGAAGAGCAATGGTAATAGAGATGAATCCGCGTGTCTCAAGGTCTTCTGCCCTTGCTTCAAAGGCAACCGGATTTCCTATAGCCAAAATAGCTGCCAAGCTGGCCATTGGACTCACCCTGGATGAGATATCCAATGATATTACAAGGGAGACGCCGGCCTCTTTTGAGCCTACTATCGATTATGTTGTTGTAAAGGTACCCAGATGGGCCTTTGAAAAATTTCAGGGTACGGACACAACCCTGGGTACGCAGATGAAATCCGTTGGCGAGGCTATGGCCATTGGTAGAACATTCAAGGAGGCGTTGCAAAAAGCGCTTCGATCCCTTGAAATAGACAGATATGGACTCGGTTCAGACGGGAATATGGCAATAGAAGCATCACTGAAGGGATTGCCGAAAAAATATCAAATAGACTTTTTGGAAAAGGGGATAATTACTCCTAAAGAGGACAAGATATTCTATATTAAACAGGCCTTGAAGATGAACGTGAGTGTTGACAGGATTAGTGAACTTACTTACATCGATCCCTGGTTTATTGAGCAGATACTTGAGCTTGTGAAGGCGGAGGGGGAATTTGTTAAAATCAACCACCTCCATGGATTAACCATTGAGGCAGTTCACAATATGAAGAGGTTGGGATATTCCGACAGACAGATTGGATATCTGGCTCACTCGGATATGATAAATAATATATATGAAAAGGGAATATTATTTCATAAGGAATATTTTCACACCCTGAAATCTATGGAAGAGGAGATAAGAGAATTTAGATTAAAGAATAACATAATTCCAGTTTACAAACTTGTGGATACATGCGGCGGTGAGTTTGAGGCCTATACCCCATATTATTATTCTTCTTATGATCAAGAAGATGAGTCAAGAGAATCATATAGAAAAAAGATAATGATAATTGGAGGGGGACCAAATAGGATTGGTCAGGGAATTGAGTTCGATTACTGCTGTTGTCATGCATCTTTTGCCTTGGCAGAAGAGGGTATCGATTCCATTATGGTGAATTCCAATCCCGAAACCGTATCTACAGATTATGACACATCCGATAGATTGTACTTCGAACCCCTAACCCTTGAGGATATTCTGCACATTTATAAGAAGGAGAAACCTGATGGAGTCATTGTGCAATTTGGGGGTCAAACCCCGCTTCGCCTTGCGAAAATGTTAACTGATAATAATGTCAAAATTATCGGCACCACCCCTGACTCAATTGATAGAGCAGAGGATCGCGAGAGATTCGCAAAGGTTGTGAACAAACTTAATCTCTTACAACCGGAGAATGGAATAGCATTTACGCAGGAAGACGCGGTTAAGATAGCTGGAGTAATCGATTATCCTGTATTAGTGAGACCATCCTATGTTCTCGGCGGAAGGTCTATGTCAATAATATACGATGAGAAGAGCCTGTTGGAGTATATCGATTCAGCAGTTCAACTTTCACCGGGAAGTCCCATCCTTGTGGATAAATTTATTGAAGAAGCTGTTGAAATAGATGTTGATGCAATATGCGATGGCGAAGATATCTTTATTGGCGCCGTAATGGAACATATTGAGCATGCAGGAATCCACTCCGGTGACTCTGCATGTATCATTCCGCCACTATCTATTTCTGATGAAATGATTGTAAGGATTGAAAAATCTACAAGGGATTTAGCAAAGGAATTAGATGTTATTGGCCTAATGAATATACAGTTCGCAATTAAGAATGACGATCTCTATATTATAGAAGTAAATCCTAGGGCATCGAGAACAGTCCCCTTTGTTTCAAAGTCTATCGGAATCCCTTTGGCAAAAATTGCAGTAAAGGTGATGCTCGGAAGCAAGCTACGAGATTTTGGTTTAGCTGAGACGAAGAGGATTCCTTATATTAGCATCAAAGAGGCGGTGCTACCCTTCAATAAATTTCCGGGAGTTGATACCATACTTTCGCCAGAGATGAAATCCACTGGCGAGGTGATGGGTATAGCAAAACATTTTGGTGAGACCTATTATAAGGCTGAAATGGCAGCAGGCGGTCCCCTACCCCTTAAAGGAACAATATTCTTAAGTATAAATCGCAAGTCGAAGGAGGACCTTTTGGAAGAGATGAAGCTCCTATATGAAAACGACTTTAAACTCGTGGCAACGGAGGGCACCGCATCCTTCATAACAAAACACGGAATTCCATGCGAAAGGGTGTATAAGATCAGTGAAGGAAGACCAAATATTATTGACCTTGTAAGGAGTGGAGAGATTGATCTTATCATCAACACGCCATCCGGAAAGATACCCAGGTTTGACGCCTATTCGATTAGGCAGACAGCCTTAAGATATCATATACCAATTATTACAACCATAGCTGCTGCGAAGGCGGCTATTCAAGGACTGCTTGAGGTAAAGAACAAAACAAAAATATCTATAAAACCGATACAGGAATATCATGCGGAGGTGGTATAA
- the pyrR gene encoding bifunctional pyr operon transcriptional regulator/uracil phosphoribosyltransferase PyrR, whose product MEDRVILEAMDIEKIMRENSERIMEEVIDIDQFAIIGIQTRGVDLANRIKGNIEKLTKKSIKSGVLDITFYRDDLATRGVLPIIKETKIEFNISKLTILLVDDVIFTGRTIKAALETLTSFGRPKAIKLFELIDRGNRELPIQPDYCGFKIDTEVKDNIKVVLRETDGVEDIVLLSKKY is encoded by the coding sequence ATGGAAGATAGAGTAATATTAGAGGCAATGGACATAGAAAAAATAATGCGAGAGAATTCTGAAAGGATAATGGAGGAGGTCATTGATATTGACCAATTTGCTATTATAGGCATTCAAACTAGAGGAGTTGATTTAGCAAATAGAATCAAGGGTAATATCGAAAAACTTACCAAAAAATCTATCAAAAGTGGGGTTTTGGATATCACCTTTTATCGCGATGATCTAGCGACAAGAGGAGTCTTGCCAATTATAAAGGAAACGAAAATTGAATTTAACATTTCAAAGCTTACTATCCTTCTGGTTGATGATGTTATCTTTACAGGAAGAACCATAAAGGCAGCCTTAGAGACACTAACAAGTTTTGGACGACCCAAAGCAATCAAACTATTCGAATTAATAGACAGGGGGAATAGGGAACTACCAATACAACCAGATTATTGCGGATTCAAAATTGATACAGAGGTTAAAGATAACATAAAAGTTGTTCTAAGAGAGACTGATGGGGTTGAAGATATTGTTCTTCTATCCAAAAAATATTGA
- a CDS encoding ARMT1-like domain-containing protein produces the protein MNVNLDCINCLVRQVVDVLKIIDITEKERILYAQEMFQYISRIDLTQPPPIVGRMIYSRIGEITRNADPYCAIKRKSNDLALSIIPTARENILNSLDPIKRAIQFSINGNQIDYGAVKSINEDEIIHGIEMNMNTEISHNLLTKFKKDIEISQKILFIGDNAGEIVFDMLFIEQLPQEKIVFATRGRPIINDSTMEDAKYIGLDRLVQVIDTGDNTPGIDLSRSSEEFLKEFKSADTIILKGQGNFETVFDKPLGFYKRVETPLYFFLKVKCQFVAEILNCNIGEAQSLRIQ, from the coding sequence ATGAACGTTAATCTTGATTGTATTAATTGCCTGGTAAGACAGGTTGTTGATGTCTTAAAAATAATTGATATTACGGAAAAGGAAAGAATCTTATATGCACAGGAGATGTTTCAATACATTTCACGTATTGATCTAACTCAGCCTCCTCCTATTGTTGGAAGAATGATCTACTCTAGAATAGGAGAGATAACGCGCAACGCTGATCCCTACTGTGCTATTAAAAGGAAGAGTAATGACCTGGCCCTAAGCATTATACCAACGGCAAGGGAAAATATCCTAAATAGCCTCGATCCAATTAAAAGAGCAATACAGTTCTCTATCAATGGAAATCAAATAGACTATGGAGCTGTGAAGTCGATAAATGAAGATGAAATTATACATGGTATAGAAATGAATATGAACACAGAGATTAGTCACAACCTATTGACAAAATTCAAGAAGGATATTGAAATATCACAAAAGATTCTTTTTATTGGTGATAACGCTGGAGAGATTGTTTTTGACATGCTTTTTATTGAGCAATTGCCGCAGGAAAAAATTGTCTTTGCAACAAGGGGGCGACCTATAATAAATGACTCAACCATGGAGGATGCAAAATACATTGGACTCGATAGGCTGGTTCAAGTTATTGATACAGGAGATAATACGCCTGGGATTGACCTCAGCAGATCATCAGAAGAGTTTTTAAAGGAGTTTAAAAGCGCAGATACGATTATACTTAAGGGTCAGGGCAACTTTGAAACAGTGTTTGACAAACCGCTGGGATTCTATAAAAGGGTTGAGACACCTCTATATTTTTTCTTGAAGGTAAAATGTCAATTCGTTGCTGAAATTCTTAACTGCAATATCGGCGAAGCTCAGTCCCTGAGAATCCAATGA
- a CDS encoding NAD(P)H-dependent oxidoreductase, with the protein MLVLGLQGSPRKRGNTSLLLSTFMDEARRIGAQTLTIDVDKKNIQPCKEFQICEKDGYCPIDDDMASEIYFLLRQADLILLASPIFFYSVTAQIKALIDRSQTFWARKYRLGIDDPGRKWRRGFMFALGATKGENLFQGVNLTAKYFFDAVGADYLGSLTYRQIEKKGDITKHSSALSEAKSKANELVMPLVNRKKVIFICRENACRSQMASAFAQHYAGDRIDVMSGGSEPADRINGVMEEVMREKKIDMAFRKPKTIEEAVGDSNPDLAFTMGCEDACSVFPGTKIEDWDLPEPSGESIDFMRKIRDDVEGRILKLIEKL; encoded by the coding sequence ATGTTAGTTCTTGGATTGCAGGGAAGTCCTCGAAAAAGGGGAAATACGAGTCTTCTCTTATCCACATTTATGGATGAGGCCCGAAGGATTGGAGCTCAGACATTGACTATTGATGTGGACAAAAAGAATATTCAACCCTGTAAGGAGTTTCAAATATGTGAAAAAGATGGGTACTGTCCAATTGATGATGATATGGCCAGTGAAATATATTTCTTATTACGTCAGGCTGATCTTATTCTGTTGGCCAGCCCAATATTTTTTTATAGCGTAACTGCTCAAATCAAGGCTTTGATTGACCGGTCGCAGACCTTTTGGGCCAGGAAGTATAGGTTGGGTATTGATGATCCGGGCCGAAAGTGGAGGCGTGGTTTCATGTTTGCATTAGGCGCTACAAAGGGAGAGAACCTTTTTCAGGGTGTTAATCTTACAGCAAAATATTTTTTTGACGCTGTTGGGGCTGATTATCTTGGAAGTCTAACCTACAGGCAGATTGAGAAGAAGGGCGACATTACAAAACATTCATCAGCTCTAAGTGAAGCAAAATCGAAGGCAAATGAATTGGTGATGCCATTAGTTAATAGGAAAAAAGTGATTTTTATATGTAGAGAGAATGCTTGCCGTAGTCAGATGGCTAGTGCCTTTGCACAGCATTATGCTGGTGACAGAATTGATGTGATGAGCGGTGGAAGTGAGCCAGCTGATAGGATAAATGGGGTAATGGAAGAGGTAATGAGAGAAAAAAAGATCGATATGGCCTTCCGAAAGCCAAAGACAATAGAAGAGGCAGTGGGAGATTCCAACCCAGATCTGGCTTTCACCATGGGTTGTGAAGATGCATGTTCGGTTTTTCCTGGAACTAAAATTGAGGACTGGGACTTGCCTGAACCTTCAGGTGAATCCATAGATTTTATGCGAAAAATTAGGGATGATGTTGAAGGGAGGATTTTGAAGTTAATAGAAAAATTATAA
- a CDS encoding YbhB/YbcL family Raf kinase inhibitor-like protein has product MKKTILLVVLLIIFIIVISIYYQNYVGRDIIENAESTLIVKSSAFNNGGMIPSRYTCESENISPEISWENAPEGTKSFVVIVTDYDAPSEKFPIITFVHWVVYNIPANVLSLPEGVPVETNLDNGSMQGNRSFGGVGYTGPCPPMGTHEYSFKVYALDTTLNLLPEDATKKRVLEFAKGHVLGIGELIGIYKKQ; this is encoded by the coding sequence ATGAAAAAAACGATTCTATTGGTTGTATTATTAATCATTTTTATTATTGTTATATCCATTTATTATCAAAATTATGTTGGCAGGGATATTATTGAGAACGCTGAATCAACCCTTATTGTTAAAAGTTCTGCTTTCAATAATGGTGGAATGATCCCAAGCAGGTATACATGCGAATCTGAGAATATATCACCTGAAATAAGCTGGGAAAATGCTCCGGAAGGTACTAAGAGTTTTGTTGTTATTGTAACTGATTATGATGCCCCATCGGAAAAATTTCCAATCATAACTTTTGTACATTGGGTTGTATACAATATTCCAGCTAATGTTTTATCATTACCTGAAGGGGTGCCTGTTGAGACAAATCTTGATAACGGATCAATGCAGGGGAATAGATCATTCGGCGGTGTTGGGTACACTGGGCCATGCCCTCCTATGGGCACACATGAATACTCCTTCAAGGTATATGCCTTGGATACTACTCTTAATTTGCTTCCGGAAGATGCCACCAAGAAAAGAGTTCTTGAATTTGCAAAGGGTCATGTTTTAGGTATTGGGGAGTTGATAGGGATATATAAAAAGCAGTAG
- a CDS encoding alpha/beta hydrolase, with amino-acid sequence MEERKVSDFAFVSSEWPLDPNKQTLIFIHGAGGSSTMWLNQVDALMVNANTIAIDLPGHGRSSGQGRCKITDYAKSVVEFIDLIKVPKPILIGLSMGGAITLQTILDFSERIAAAVLISTGAKLRVLPVIFETIENNFDEFIKMMGKFSISNIADPKILHQMMDEMAKQDPRVTLKDFRACDSFNVMERLSEINMPTLIITAENDNLTTPKYGKFLEERINGAQRTHIMDAGHIVSLEKPEEVNQAIGEFIKGLES; translated from the coding sequence ATGGAGGAAAGAAAGGTATCTGACTTTGCATTTGTAAGCAGTGAGTGGCCGCTTGACCCGAATAAACAGACCCTTATATTTATTCATGGTGCTGGCGGATCGAGCACAATGTGGCTTAACCAGGTTGATGCGCTAATGGTCAATGCCAACACAATAGCTATTGATCTTCCTGGGCATGGGAGAAGCAGTGGACAAGGCAGATGTAAGATAACTGATTATGCTAAATCAGTGGTTGAATTCATTGATCTAATAAAAGTCCCAAAACCCATCCTTATCGGTTTGTCCATGGGGGGGGCTATCACCCTGCAGACTATCCTAGATTTTTCAGAAAGGATAGCTGCCGCAGTTCTCATCAGCACTGGAGCAAAACTTCGCGTTCTTCCCGTAATCTTTGAGACAATAGAAAACAATTTTGATGAATTCATAAAAATGATGGGAAAATTCTCAATATCAAATATTGCCGATCCTAAGATACTTCATCAAATGATGGATGAGATGGCAAAACAGGACCCTCGAGTTACATTAAAGGATTTCAGAGCCTGCGATTCCTTTAATGTTATGGAGAGGCTGAGCGAGATCAATATGCCTACCCTAATCATAACTGCTGAAAATGATAATCTAACCACACCCAAATATGGCAAGTTTTTAGAGGAACGAATTAATGGCGCTCAACGAACTCACATTATGGATGCCGGGCATATTGTATCTCTCGAAAAGCCGGAAGAGGTAAATCAGGCAATCGGTGAATTTATAAAAGGATTGGAATCATAG
- a CDS encoding CoA transferase has product MAITKGPLSGVRIIDMTQAHAGPFGTMLLSDLGAEIIKLESPTGDLIRFGDPKVNIFNYYVLSLNRNKRSISLDLQGKLGKQAFYDLVKISDVVISNFRADVPRRQGSDFVTLKKINPQIIRCNITGYGETGPYTNYPAFDIIACGHSGILSISGDPKTNTPVIPGGIALADMMGGIYAAMSIIASLINRDRDGKGVKADVNLLDSLIFMQKVLFQNYFLGGNAPTLQGGRHIMLPTYGIFETKDGFITLSPPTGNFEMLELVGLGWMKDDPKYNNVINIFINNKEFTILLEEALRKKTTDEWLKILRDENDIPSGPVLYYSQVVNDPQVIHNDVIKEMEIKGEKYKTIGSIFNIHDSIEGEPETAPDLGEHTEDILKNLLSYSDDLIKEIMAETEAAIPRMAARVL; this is encoded by the coding sequence ATGGCAATTACAAAAGGCCCTTTAAGTGGAGTTAGGATTATTGATATGACACAGGCTCATGCAGGTCCCTTTGGCACTATGCTCTTAAGCGATCTTGGGGCTGAGATTATCAAACTGGAATCCCCTACAGGAGATTTAATTAGGTTCGGAGATCCGAAGGTAAATATTTTTAATTACTATGTGCTTTCCCTTAATCGTAATAAGAGGAGTATATCATTAGATCTACAGGGAAAACTTGGCAAACAGGCCTTTTATGATTTAGTTAAAATATCTGATGTTGTTATATCCAACTTTAGGGCAGATGTGCCTAGGAGACAGGGTTCAGACTTTGTCACACTGAAAAAAATAAATCCCCAAATAATTCGTTGTAATATTACGGGATATGGAGAGACTGGACCATACACAAATTATCCAGCATTTGACATCATTGCATGTGGCCACAGTGGAATTTTGAGTATCTCGGGTGATCCAAAGACCAATACCCCGGTTATTCCTGGTGGAATAGCCTTGGCTGATATGATGGGCGGAATTTATGCTGCTATGTCAATAATTGCCAGCCTAATAAACAGGGATAGGGATGGAAAAGGCGTTAAGGCAGATGTTAATCTACTAGATTCGCTTATATTCATGCAGAAGGTTCTTTTCCAAAATTATTTTTTAGGTGGTAACGCTCCAACCCTTCAGGGGGGTAGGCATATTATGCTGCCAACCTATGGTATTTTTGAGACAAAGGATGGATTTATTACCCTTTCTCCCCCAACTGGCAATTTTGAGATGCTTGAGCTTGTTGGTCTGGGTTGGATGAAAGATGATCCGAAGTATAATAATGTTATCAATATATTTATTAATAACAAGGAGTTTACTATACTCTTAGAAGAGGCTCTGCGCAAGAAAACAACTGACGAGTGGCTTAAAATACTGCGAGATGAAAACGATATCCCCTCTGGTCCTGTTCTATATTACTCACAGGTTGTTAATGATCCTCAGGTTATACACAATGATGTAATCAAGGAGATGGAGATCAAGGGTGAAAAATATAAGACAATCGGATCAATATTCAATATTCATGATTCGATTGAGGGAGAGCCGGAAACCGCCCCTGACTTGGGAGAACATACAGAAGATATATTGAAGAACCTCTTGAGTTATTCAGATGATCTAATTAAGGAGATAATGGCAGAGACAGAGGCCGCGATCCCAAGAATGGCAGCTCGAGTTTTATAG